In bacterium, the following are encoded in one genomic region:
- a CDS encoding glycogen-binding domain-containing protein, whose protein sequence is MREQKRKLTRCAAAAVLLALLTGCGYMNIIRNRVPPPKRQDDGMVLFRYEAPQAKHVNLCGNWDENDWCGTRGTGRFDHEISAMHDEDGDGIWEIEIHLEPGRYEYKYAVDWGMRWEQDPNNPIGTDDGFGGQNSILVLR, encoded by the coding sequence ATGCGCGAACAGAAACGAAAACTGACGAGATGCGCGGCCGCCGCCGTGTTGCTGGCTCTGCTCACCGGCTGCGGGTACATGAACATCATCCGCAACCGCGTGCCGCCGCCCAAGCGGCAGGACGACGGCATGGTCCTCTTCCGGTACGAGGCCCCCCAGGCCAAGCACGTCAACCTCTGCGGCAACTGGGACGAGAACGACTGGTGCGGCACCCGCGGCACCGGCCGCTTCGACCACGAGATCAGCGCCATGCACGACGAGGACGGCGACGGCATCTGGGAGATCGAGATCCACCTGGAGCCCGGGCGCTACGAGTACAAGTACGCCGTGGACTGGGGCATGCGCTGGGAACAGGATCCCAACAACCCCATCGGCACCGACGACGGCTTCGGCGGACAGAACTCCATTCTCGTCCT
- a CDS encoding glycogen-binding domain-containing protein → MRKSTSKLIAFTLLALTLAAPAARAAVENVPVGTRFTYTAPGAGTVTLAGSFNGWDAQRNPLSDDGSGTWSIVMAFKPGKYEYKFVVDGAWFADPENPNTVPDSFGGANSLIEIGDDGKLKAIAQAPAQAGGPNTTFNARVTMDGRYLGRYIARKNYAGDPRYRMVRPEQNVDLNFHTEVSEVVDTYTRLRMDNTTNIILNNIHAQLDEGALDVHPGSFRVIGYWDMETLGLGDPVASGGDVDLPGTIMDDHLDAGKGTAGVRITGHPFGLDFEGFFADVHDADYYNNIEIFDNSGRDVFGARLSRDFLGLTLGLPIYMERELLWVDMSERVSTPDDTGIPALDRYLAEQNDTSTWYEWDNLDLRAGLDLTLPLYDGRGRLQLEWLYNDISQGFVTGNESGFNNSNGPVDVELTTRGRQLVHGSWDLELRPGRTINLEHTAMSESGAQAGETYGMVVFRHQDEADKRVYLNFGAAMASRQTHYTEFTATETADDRSHTVWIQRWQLDADYGAVGQVSPFAGTDQATATIWILSGRNAIGTPQGRYGWFELENAVVHYADDITGLDGHTFETILRWDRKLSRRVHGVADLRYIDFQMSDTSGPLEDGFFAPWIGLKYLPSPRLDVTFAYGVDPLDFGIDYEGRQIGRWRYRQQFRYENPGASVFDAEKALDEMRAVSVRANFRF, encoded by the coding sequence ATGCGCAAGTCCACAAGCAAGCTGATCGCCTTCACGCTACTGGCCCTGACCCTCGCGGCGCCTGCGGCTCGAGCCGCCGTGGAGAACGTGCCGGTGGGCACCCGCTTCACCTACACCGCACCCGGCGCGGGTACGGTCACACTGGCCGGCTCCTTCAACGGGTGGGACGCCCAGCGCAACCCGTTGAGCGACGACGGATCGGGCACGTGGTCGATCGTCATGGCGTTCAAGCCCGGCAAGTACGAGTACAAGTTCGTCGTCGACGGCGCCTGGTTCGCCGATCCGGAGAATCCGAACACCGTGCCGGACTCCTTCGGCGGCGCCAACTCGCTGATCGAGATCGGCGACGACGGCAAGCTCAAGGCGATCGCGCAGGCCCCGGCGCAGGCGGGCGGTCCGAACACGACCTTCAACGCCCGCGTGACCATGGACGGGCGCTACCTCGGCCGCTACATCGCCCGCAAGAACTACGCCGGCGATCCACGCTACCGCATGGTCCGTCCGGAGCAGAACGTCGACCTGAACTTCCACACCGAGGTCAGCGAGGTGGTCGATACCTACACGCGCCTGCGCATGGACAACACCACCAACATCATCCTCAACAACATCCACGCCCAGCTCGACGAGGGAGCGCTGGACGTGCATCCCGGCTCCTTCCGGGTCATCGGCTACTGGGACATGGAGACCCTCGGGCTCGGCGATCCCGTGGCCAGCGGCGGCGACGTCGACCTGCCCGGCACCATCATGGACGACCACCTGGACGCCGGCAAGGGCACCGCCGGCGTGCGGATCACCGGCCATCCCTTCGGCCTGGACTTCGAGGGCTTCTTCGCCGACGTGCACGACGCCGACTACTACAACAACATCGAGATCTTCGACAACTCGGGCCGCGACGTCTTCGGCGCCCGCCTGTCCCGCGACTTCCTGGGCCTCACCCTGGGCCTGCCCATCTACATGGAGCGCGAGCTGCTCTGGGTCGACATGAGCGAGCGCGTGAGCACGCCCGACGACACGGGGATCCCCGCCCTGGACCGCTACCTGGCCGAACAGAACGATACGAGCACCTGGTACGAGTGGGACAACCTCGATCTGCGCGCTGGCCTCGACCTGACACTCCCCCTCTACGACGGGCGCGGGCGCCTGCAGCTGGAGTGGTTGTACAACGACATCTCCCAGGGCTTCGTCACCGGCAACGAGTCGGGCTTCAACAATTCCAACGGTCCGGTCGACGTGGAACTGACCACGCGCGGCCGCCAGCTGGTACACGGGTCGTGGGACCTGGAGCTGCGCCCGGGACGCACCATCAACCTCGAACACACCGCCATGAGCGAGAGCGGCGCCCAGGCCGGCGAGACCTACGGCATGGTGGTGTTCCGCCACCAGGACGAGGCGGACAAGCGGGTATACCTGAACTTCGGTGCGGCGATGGCCTCCCGCCAGACGCACTACACGGAGTTCACGGCGACCGAGACCGCCGACGACCGCAGCCACACGGTCTGGATCCAGCGCTGGCAGCTCGACGCCGACTACGGCGCCGTAGGCCAGGTGTCGCCCTTCGCGGGCACGGACCAGGCCACCGCTACCATCTGGATCCTGTCCGGACGCAACGCCATCGGCACGCCCCAGGGCCGCTACGGCTGGTTCGAACTGGAGAACGCCGTCGTCCACTACGCGGACGACATCACAGGTCTCGACGGTCACACCTTCGAGACGATCCTGCGCTGGGACCGCAAGCTGTCGCGCCGGGTGCACGGCGTCGCCGACCTGCGCTACATCGATTTCCAGATGAGCGACACCTCCGGGCCCCTGGAAGACGGTTTCTTCGCGCCCTGGATCGGCCTGAAGTACCTGCCCAGCCCACGGCTCGACGTCACCTTCGCCTACGGCGTCGACCCACTCGACTTCGGCATCGACTACGAGGGACGCCAGATCGGCCGCTGGCGCTACCGGCAGCAGTTCAGGTACGAGAATCCGGGAGCTTCGGTGTTCGACGCCGAGAAGGCCCTGGACGAGATGCGCGCCGTCAGCGTGAGGGCCAACTTCCGGTTCTAG
- a CDS encoding extracellular solute-binding protein, with protein sequence MMIKRAGIETLFAVALIATPVVLTTACGRVDRSDQVVIWEQMDPVEQGLLERHIEEFRAAHPMYADFTMTHVHYKPEDVRTQYQTAAMAFGGPNLVYGPSDQTGPFSIMGLIAPIDEIFTAEELSRFDPSGLPTLGGHVWGLPDQVGNHLTLVANLEWVDRIPDNTDAWLAQLRDLTVDTDGDGKPDRYGLVFNMAEPFWLVPWLGGFGGWVMDDAGEPTLDSQAMTAALEFLLALKQAGVVPRECDYPLADTLFKEGRAAYVINGPWSWQGYREAGRDIRLAPLPRVSSTGLWPSPMTAAKCYSVNRYLDPDARACTLDLLRWLTGPEAQADLAREMGVLPADLAVRQRPELVADELMAASRAQIDKGRLMPIVPEMRAIWDVMRPSYQSVLNGELSPDDAPRRMQEQAVAAIAEMRE encoded by the coding sequence ATGATGATAAAACGCGCCGGCATCGAAACACTGTTCGCGGTGGCCTTGATCGCGACTCCCGTGGTTCTTACCACGGCCTGCGGCCGTGTCGATCGCAGCGACCAGGTGGTGATCTGGGAGCAGATGGATCCGGTGGAGCAGGGGCTCCTGGAGCGGCACATCGAGGAATTCCGGGCCGCGCATCCCATGTACGCGGACTTCACCATGACCCACGTCCACTACAAGCCCGAGGACGTGCGCACCCAGTACCAGACCGCGGCCATGGCCTTCGGCGGCCCCAATCTGGTCTACGGTCCCTCCGATCAGACCGGGCCGTTCTCGATCATGGGTCTGATCGCGCCCATCGACGAGATCTTCACGGCGGAGGAGCTGTCCCGTTTCGACCCGTCCGGTCTGCCGACCCTGGGCGGACACGTCTGGGGCCTGCCGGACCAGGTGGGCAATCACCTCACCCTGGTGGCGAACCTGGAGTGGGTGGACCGGATACCCGACAATACGGACGCCTGGCTGGCCCAGCTGCGCGACCTGACCGTCGATACCGACGGCGACGGCAAGCCCGACCGCTACGGCCTGGTCTTCAACATGGCCGAGCCCTTCTGGCTGGTGCCGTGGCTGGGCGGTTTCGGCGGCTGGGTCATGGACGACGCCGGCGAGCCGACCCTCGACTCGCAGGCCATGACCGCCGCCCTCGAGTTCCTGCTCGCGCTCAAGCAGGCGGGCGTGGTGCCCCGCGAATGCGACTATCCCCTGGCCGACACCCTGTTCAAGGAAGGCCGCGCCGCCTATGTCATCAACGGTCCCTGGTCCTGGCAGGGCTACCGCGAGGCGGGGCGCGACATCCGGCTGGCGCCGCTGCCGCGGGTCTCGTCCACGGGTCTGTGGCCGTCGCCCATGACCGCGGCCAAGTGCTATTCGGTGAATCGGTACCTGGATCCGGACGCCCGCGCCTGCACCCTGGACCTGTTGCGCTGGCTCACGGGGCCGGAGGCGCAGGCCGATCTGGCGCGGGAGATGGGCGTCCTGCCGGCCGATCTGGCCGTCAGACAGAGGCCCGAGCTGGTGGCGGACGAGCTGATGGCCGCCTCGCGGGCGCAGATCGACAAGGGGCGGCTGATGCCCATCGTGCCGGAGATGCGCGCCATCTGGGACGTCATGCGGCCCTCGTACCAGAGCGTGCTCAACGGCGAGCTCTCGCCGGACGACGCGCCGCGCCGCATGCAGGAGCAGGCGGTGGCCGCCATCGCGGAGATGCGGGAGTAG
- a CDS encoding sugar ABC transporter permease, whose protein sequence is MNESRANRMALMFLAPAVTVLLLVVAYPFLYNIGMSFTNWNMYHFRDPSFTGLQNYGRLFLEERFWTILVKTFLWTGVNLVFHFTLGLGAALLLNRRLPGRPIYRALLILPWAMPQYISALTWRGMFNLEYGAVNLLLGKLGIAPIGWFSGEGAAFSAAIITNIWLGFPFIMVVALGGLQSIPRELYEAARIDGAGAWRQFRSITLPMLKPVLMPALVLGTIWTFNNLNVIWLVTDQGQPADKSHILVTFVYKAAFTYYRYGYAAAFSVLIFLILFSIVRAYDRVSREEAPA, encoded by the coding sequence ATGAACGAATCGCGCGCCAACAGGATGGCCTTGATGTTCCTGGCGCCGGCGGTGACGGTGCTGCTGCTGGTGGTGGCGTACCCCTTCCTCTACAACATCGGGATGTCGTTCACCAACTGGAACATGTACCACTTCCGCGACCCGTCCTTCACCGGGCTGCAGAACTACGGGCGGCTGTTCCTGGAAGAGCGCTTCTGGACGATCCTGGTCAAGACCTTCCTCTGGACCGGCGTCAATCTGGTCTTCCACTTCACGCTCGGTCTCGGCGCCGCCCTGCTGCTCAACCGCCGTCTGCCCGGGCGCCCCATCTACCGGGCGCTGCTGATCCTGCCCTGGGCCATGCCCCAGTACATCTCGGCCCTGACCTGGCGGGGCATGTTCAACCTGGAGTACGGGGCGGTCAACCTGCTGCTGGGCAAGCTCGGCATCGCGCCGATCGGGTGGTTCAGCGGCGAGGGCGCGGCCTTCTCCGCCGCGATCATCACCAACATCTGGCTCGGCTTTCCCTTCATCATGGTTGTGGCCCTGGGCGGCCTGCAGAGCATCCCCCGGGAGCTCTACGAAGCGGCGCGCATCGACGGCGCCGGCGCCTGGCGGCAGTTCCGCTCCATCACCCTGCCCATGCTCAAACCGGTGCTCATGCCGGCCCTGGTGCTGGGCACCATCTGGACCTTCAACAACCTCAACGTCATCTGGCTGGTGACCGACCAGGGCCAGCCCGCCGACAAGTCCCACATCCTGGTCACCTTCGTCTACAAGGCGGCCTTCACCTACTACCGCTACGGTTATGCGGCCGCCTTCTCGGTGTTGATATTCCTGATCCTGTTCTCCATCGTGCGCGCGTACGACCGGGTCTCGCGAGAGGAGGCGCCGGCATGA
- a CDS encoding sugar ABC transporter permease has protein sequence MRGVRKAWTHVWVHLLVWIFVIFAIFPIVQIIGISLRPGDQLYTTDLNPIPDNATFEAYRIIVQDKPFTLWMRNSLLVSLSTALIGVSLASLAGYAFSRARFRGHGAALQGILVTQMFPATMLLLPLYMLMRKLMLVDTLFGVVIAYVATALPFCIWTMKGYYDTIPVDLEEAAVIDGASRFQAFLRVTLPLSAPALVITALFSFMTGWSEFIVARVLLPSAELHTLPLGLESLAATYQTEWANYAAGSVLVCIPVVVLFLLLSRYLISGLTLGGVKG, from the coding sequence ATGAGAGGCGTGCGCAAGGCCTGGACCCACGTCTGGGTGCATCTGCTGGTGTGGATCTTCGTGATCTTCGCGATCTTCCCCATCGTCCAGATCATCGGCATCAGTCTGCGGCCGGGCGACCAGCTCTACACCACCGATCTGAATCCCATCCCCGACAACGCGACCTTCGAGGCCTATCGCATCATCGTCCAAGACAAGCCTTTCACCCTGTGGATGCGCAACAGCCTGCTGGTGTCGCTGTCGACGGCCCTGATCGGCGTGTCGCTGGCGAGCCTGGCCGGCTACGCCTTCTCGCGCGCCCGGTTCCGGGGACACGGGGCGGCGCTGCAAGGTATTCTGGTGACCCAGATGTTCCCGGCGACGATGCTGCTGCTGCCCCTCTACATGCTCATGCGCAAGCTCATGCTGGTGGACACGCTCTTCGGCGTGGTGATCGCCTACGTGGCCACGGCCCTGCCCTTCTGCATCTGGACCATGAAGGGCTACTACGACACCATCCCGGTTGACCTGGAGGAGGCCGCCGTGATCGACGGCGCGAGCCGTTTCCAGGCCTTCCTGCGCGTGACGCTGCCCCTGAGCGCGCCGGCCCTGGTGATCACCGCGCTGTTCTCCTTCATGACAGGCTGGAGCGAGTTCATCGTGGCGCGCGTGCTGTTGCCCAGCGCCGAGCTGCACACCCTGCCGCTGGGACTGGAGTCCCTGGCTGCCACCTACCAGACCGAGTGGGCCAACTACGCCGCCGGCTCGGTCCTTGTCTGTATCCCGGTGGTGGTGCTGTTCCTGCTGCTCAGCCGGTATCTCATCTCCGGCCTGACGCTGGGCGGGGTCAAGGGCTGA